One Nomascus leucogenys isolate Asia chromosome 22a, Asia_NLE_v1, whole genome shotgun sequence DNA segment encodes these proteins:
- the ZDBF2 gene encoding DBF4-type zinc finger-containing protein 2 isoform X1 has product MQKRQGYCSYCRVQYNNLEQHLFSAQHRSLTRQSRRQICTSSLMERFLQDVLQHHPYHCQESSSTQDETHVNTGSSSEVVHLDDAFSEEEEEDEDKVEDEDATEERPSEVSEPIEELHSRPRESQEGTQEVSVRPSVIQKLEKGQQQPLEFVHKIGAGVKKCNLVDIGQATNKGSNLVRPPVICNAPASCLPESSNDRPVTTNTTSLPPAAHLDSVSKCDPNKVEKYLEQPDGASRNPVLSSHVETSSFSYQKAKESNKKSLRMNSDKLVLWKDVKSQGKTLSAGLKFYERMGTKGSLRVKSPSKLAVNPNKTDMPFNKGIFEDTIAKNHEEFFSNMDCTQEEKHLVFNKTAFWEQKCSVSSEMKFDCSSLQSASDQPQETAQDFNLWKEERIDQEDNCESRGSEMSFDCSSSFHSLTDQSKVSAKEVNLSKEVRTDVQYKNNKSYVSKISSDCDDILHLVTNQSQMIVKEISLQNARHISLVDQSYESSSSETNFDCDASPQSTSDYPQQSVTEVNLPKEVHIGLVDKNYGSSSSEVSADSVFPLQSVADRPPVAVTETKLWKKAHTGLVDNYGSSCSEASFDCDVSLESVVDHPQLTVKGRNLKGRQVHLKHKKRKPSSAKAHLDCDVSLGTVADESQRAVEKINLLKEKNADLMDMNCESHGPEMGFQADAQLADQSQVAEIEPQKVDVDLENKSVQSSSSLSSDSPASLYHSAHDEPQEALDEVNLKELNIDMEVKSYDCSSSELTFDSDPPLLSVSEQSHLDAEGKERHIDLEDESCESDSSEITFDSDIPLYSVIEQPEVAVYEEETVDLESKSNESCVSEITFDSDIPLHSGNDHPEVAVKEVIQKEEYIHLERKNDEPSGSEISSDSHAPLHSVTNSPEVAVKKLNPQKEEQVHLENKENEPIDSEVSLDYNIIFHSVTRHSEDPIKEISLHTKEHIYLENKSVFETSLDSDVLLQSATHKPEVIVKETWLQREKHAEFQGRSTEFSGSKTSLDSGVPHYSVTEPQVAVNKINRKKQYVLENKNDKCSGSEIILDSNVPPQSMTDQPQLAFLKEKHVNLKDKNSKSGDSKITFDSEQLQEAVKKIDQWKEEVISLKNKINEPSTYKLIHDPDVSVQSVADQPKVAIKHVNLGNENHMYLEVKNSQYSCSEMNLDSGFLGQSIVNRPQITILEQEHIELEGKHNQCCGSEISFDSDDPLQSVADRLRETVKEISLWKDEEVDMERRNEAKGFEIMYDSDVLQPQPEEVLKEVSLWKEHVDLENKIVKPTDSKIKFDSHELLQSVTNKIPGANKEINLLREEHVCLDDKGYVPSDSEIIYVSNIPLQSVIKQPQILEEEYASLEDKSSNSCSPEESSDSNDSFQAAADELQKPVKEINLWKEDHIYLEDKSYKLGDFDVSYASHIPVQFVTDQSSVPVKEINLQKKDHNDLKSKNCEVCGSEIKCHSCVHLQSEVDQPQVSYKEADLQKEEHVVMEEKTDEPSDSEMMYDSDVPFQIVVNQFPGSVKETHLPKVVLVNLVPSDSDYEVISDDIPLQLVTDPPQLTIKDINCINTECIDIEDKSCDFFGSEVRCSCKASTPSMTNQCKETFKIINRKKDYIILGEPSCQSCGSEMNFNVDASDQSVTYESQGPDEKMVKYIDSEDKSCGYNGSKGKFNLEDTSHRTTHRLQKAHKEANLRKDPRNAGLKGKSCQSSASAVDFGASSKSALHRRADKKKRSKLKHRDLEVSCEPDGFEMNFQCAPPLPSDTDQPQETVKKRHPCKKVSFDLKEKNRDSQSSSVPKVDSVRNLKKVKDVIEDNPDEPVLEALPHVPPSFVGKTWSQIMREDDIKINALVKEFREGRFHCYFDDDCETKKVSSKGKKKVTWADLQGKEDTAPTQAVSESDDIACGISDIDDLSVALDKPCHRHPPAERPPKQKWRVASQCQTAKISHSTQTSYKNYPVMKRKIIRQEEDPPKSKCSRLQDDRKTKKKVKIGTVEFPASCTKVLKPMQPKALVCVLSSLNIKLKEGEGLPFPKMRHHSWDNDIRFICKYKRNIFDYYEPLIKQIVISPPLNVIVPEFERRNWVKIHFNRSNQNSSAGDNDADGQGSASAPLMAVPARYGFNSHQGTSDSSLFLEESKVLHVREVPKKRNFQLTFLNRDVVKISPKSVRNKLLESKSKKKIHGKKVTTSSNKLGFPKKIYKPIILRQKPRKASEKQSIWIRTKPSDIIRKYISKYSVFLRRRYQSRSAFLGMYLKKKKSVVSRLKKAKRTAKVLLNSSVPPAGAEELSSTIANPPPKRPVRASCRVARRRKKSDESYHGRQRNPSTPVRAYDLRSSSSLQQRERMMTRLANKLRGNEVK; this is encoded by the coding sequence TTCAACACAAGATGAGACACATGTGAATACTGGGTCGTCATCTGAAGTGGTGCATTTGGATGATGCTTTTtctgaagaagaggaagaggatgaggatAAGGTTGAGGATGAGGATGCTACTGAAGAGAGACCCTCCGAGGTTTCAGAACCTATTGAAGAGTTACATTCCAGACCTCGTGAATCTCAGGAAGGCACGCAGGAGGTTTCAGTTCGACCATCAGTTATTCAAAAACTGGAGAAGGGACAGCAGCAGCCCTTGGAGTTTGTTCATAAAATTGGGGCCGGTGTGAAAAAATGTAACCTAGTAGATATTGGTCAGGCTACAAATAAGGGAAGCAACCTGGTACGCCCCCCAGTGATTTGTAATGCTCCTGCTAGTTGTTTACCTGAAAGCTCTAATGATAGACCAGTTACAACTAATACAACTAGTTTACCACCAGCAGCTCATTTGGATTCAGTTAGCAAATGTGACCCAAACAAAGTTGAGAAATATCTTGAACAGCCAGACGGGGCCTCTAGAAATCCTGTGCTATCATCCCATGTAGAAACTTCTTCATTTTCATATCAGAAAGCTAAAGAATCAAATAAGAAATCTTTACGCATGAATTCAGATAAGTTGGTTTTGTGGAAAGATGTAAAATCTCAGGGTAAAACTTTGTCAGCTGGCTTGAAATTCTATGAACGCATGGGTACTAAGGGCTCCTTAAGAGTTAAATCTCCTTCCAAATTAGCAGTAAACCCAAATAAAACTGACATGCCTTTTAATAAAGGAATCTTTGAAGATACTATTGCAAAGAACCATGAGGAATTCTTTTCTAATATGGATTGTACCCAGGAAGAAAAGCATTTGGTTTTTAACAAGACAGCCTTTTGGGAACAGAAGTGCTCAGTGAGTTCTGAAATGAAGTTTGATTGTAGCTCTCTTCAGTCAGCATCTGATCAGCCCCAAGAGACTGCACAAGACTTCAATCTTTGGAAGGAGGAGCGAATTGACCAAGAAGATAACTGTGAATCTAGAGGTTCAGAAATGAGTTTTGATTGCAGTTCCTCTTTTCATTCACTGACTGACCAATCTAAAGTGAGTGCCAAAGAAGTAAACCTTTCCAAGGAAGTACGTACTGATGTACAGTATAAGAATAATAAATCTTATGTTTCTAAAATAAGTTCTGATTGTGATGACATTCTTCACTTGGTTACCAACCAATCCCAAATGATTGTTAAAGAAATAAGTCTTCAGAATGCAAGGCATATTAGCCTGGTTGACCAAAGCTATGAATCTAGTAGTTCTGAAACGAATTTTGATTGTGATGCTTCACCTCAGTCCACTAGTGACTACCCCCAACAATCTGTAACAGAAGTAAACCTTCCTAAGGAAGTGCACATTGGTTTGGTTGATAAGAACTATGGTTCCAGTAGCTCTGAAGTAAGTGCTGATTCTGTTTTCCCACTGCAGTCAGTGGCTGACCGACCCCCAGTGGCTGTCACAGAAACAAAACTTTGGAAGAAGGCTCATACTGGCTTGGTTGATAACTATGGATCGAGTTGTTCTGAAGCAAGTTTTGATTGTGATGTTTCTCTTGAGTCAGTAGTTGATCATCCCCAACTGACTGTCAAAGGAAGAAACCTGAAAGGTAGACAAGTCCACCTAAAACATAAGAAGCGTAAACCCAGTAGTGCTAAAGCACATCTTGATTGTGATGTCTCACTTGGGACAGTTGCAGATGAATCCCAGAGGGCTGTTGAAAAGATAAATCTTCTGAAGGAGAAGAATGCTGACCTTATGGATATGAACTGTGAATCCCATGGTCCTGAAATGGGTTTTCAGGCTGATGCTCAATTAGCTGACCAGTCTCAAGTAGCAGAAATAGAGCCTCAGAAAGTGGATGTTGACCTTGAGAATAAGAGTGTTCAGTCTAGCAGTTCTCTAAGTTCTGATTCTCCAGCTTCTCTTTATCATTCAGCTCATGATGAGCCTCAAGAAGCTTTGGATGAAGTAAATCTTAAAGAGTTAAACATTGACATGGAAGTTAAGAGCTATGATTGCTCCAGCTCTGAGTTGACTTTTGATTCTGATCCGCCTCTTCTGTCAGTTTCTGAGCAGTCTCATCTGGATGCTGAAGGAAAAGAACGGCACATTGACCTGGAAGATGAGAGCTGTGAGTCAGATAGTTCTGAAATAACTTTTGATTCTGATATTCCTCTTTATTCAGTAATTGAACAACCTGAAGTAGCTGTTTATGAGGAAGAAACTGTTGATCTGGAAAGTAAAAGTAATGAATCTTGTGTTTCTGAAATAACTTTTGATTCTGATATTCCTCTTCATTCAGGAAATGATCACCCTGAAGTAGCTGTTAAAGAAGTAATTCAGAAAGAAGAGTACATTCACTTAGAAAGGAAGAATGATGAACCCAGTGGTTCTGAAATAAGTTCGGATTCCCATGCCCCTCTTCATTCAGTGACTAATTCTCCCGAAGTAGCTGTTAAAAAGCTAAATCCTCAAAAAGAAGAGCAGGTACActtagaaaataaggaaaatgaaccTATTGATTCTGAAGTAAGTTTGGATTATAATATCATTTTTCATTCAGTGACTAGACATTCTGAAGATCCCATTAAAGAAATAAGCCTTCACACAAAAGAGCACATATACTTAGAAAATAAGAGTGTTTTTGAAACAAGTTTGGATTCTGATGTCCTTCTTCAGTCAGCGACTCACAAACCTGAAGTAATTGTCAAAGAAACATGGCTTCAAAGAGAAAAGCATGCTGAATTCCAAGGTAGAAGTACTGAATTCAGTGGTTCAAAAACAAGTTTAGATTCTGGTGTCCCTCATTATTCAGTAACTGAACCTCAAGTAGCTgttaacaaaataaacagaaagaagcaATATGTTCTAGAAAACAAGAATGATAAATGTAGTGgttctgaaataattttggaTTCTAATGTTCCACCTCAGTCAATGACTGACCAACCTCAACTAGcttttttgaaggaaaaacaTGTTAATCTGAAGGACAAAAATAGTAAATCAGGTGACTCTAAAATAACCTTTGATTCTGAACAACTTCAGGAAGCGGTTaaaaaaatagaccaatggaaggaAGAGGTTATTAGCCTGAAAAATAAGATTAATGAACCTAGTACTTATAAATTAATACATGATCCTGATGTTTCTGTCCAATCTGTGGCTGATCAACCCAAAGTAGCTATTAAACATGTAAACCTTGGGAATGAAAACCATATGTACTTGGAAGTTAAGAACAGCCAATATAGTTGTTCGGAAATGAACTTGGATTCTGGTTTCTTGGGTCAGTCAATAGTCAATCGACCTCAAATAACTATTTTGGAGCAGGAGCACATTGAACTAGAAGGTAAGCACAATCAATGTTGTGGTTCTGAAATAAGTTTTGATTCTGATGACCCTCTTCAGTCAGTGGCTGACCGGCTGAGAGAAACCGTTAAAGAAATAAGCCTTTGGAAGGATGAAGAAGTTGACATGGAAAGGAGAAATGAAGCCAAGGGTTTTGAAATTATGTATGATTCTGATGTTCTTCAGCCCCAACCTGAAGAAGTACTTAAGGAGGTCAGTCTTTGGAAAGAGCATGTTGACTTGGAAAATAAGATTGTCAAACCTACagattccaaaataaaatttgattctCATGAACTCCTTCAGTCCGTGACTAATAAAATTCCAGGGGCGAATAAAGAAATCAATCTTTTGAGGGAGGAACATGTTTGTCTGGATGATAAGGGCTATGTGCCCAGtgattctgaaataatttatgtttcaAATATCCCTCTTCAGTCAGTAATAAAACAACCACAAATTTTGGAAGAGGAGTATGCCAGTCTGGAAGATAAGAGCAGTAATTCTTGTAGTCCTGAAGAAAGTTCTGATTCCAATGACTCTTTTCAGGCAGCAGCAGATGAGCTTCAAAAACCTGtcaaagaaataaatctttggaAGGAAGACCATATTTACCTGGAAGATAAGAGCTATAAATTAGGTGATTTTGATGTAAGTTATGCTTCTCATATTCCTGTTCAGTTTGTGACTGATCAATCTTCTGTACCTGTCAAAGAAATAAACCTGCAAAAGAAGGATCATAATGATCTAAAAAGTAAGAACTGTGAAGTTTGTGgttctgaaataaaatgtcattctTGTGTTCATCTTCAGTCAGAAGTTGACCAACCTCAAGTGTCTTACAAAGAGGCAGACCTTCAGAAGGAAGAGCATGTTGTCATGGAAGAAAAGACCGATGAACCTAGTGATTCAGAAATGATGTATGATTCTGATGTTCCTTTTCAAATAGTAGTTAACCAATTTCCAGGGTCAGTCAAAGAAACCCACCTTCCAAAGGTGGTACTTGTGAATCTGGTGCCCAGTGATAGTGATTATGAAGTAATTTCAGATGATATTCCCCTTCAGTTAGTGACTGACCCACCTCAGTTGACTATCAAAGATATCAACTGTATAAATACAGAATGTATTGATATAGAAGATAAGAGCTGTGACTTTTTTGGTTCTGAAGTCAGATGTAGTTGTAAAGCCTCTACTCCCTCAATGACAAACCAATGCAAAGAgactttcaaaataataaaccGGAAGAAGGACTATATTATTCTGGGAGAGCCAAGTTGTCAATCTTGTGGTTCTGAAATGAATTTTAATGTTGATGCCTCTGATCAGTCCGTGACTTACGAGTCACAAGGACCTGATGAGAAAATGGTGAAATATATTGACTCAGAAGATAAGAGCTGTGGATATAATGGTTCTAAAGGAAAATTTAATTTGGAAGACACTTCTCATCGAACGACTCACCGACTGCAGAAAGCTCACAAAGAAGCCAACCTTCGGAAAGATCCAAGAAATGCTGGCCTAAAAGGTAAGAGCTGTCAGTCTAGTGCTTCTGCAGTGGATTTTGGTGCCTCTTCCAAGTCAGCGCTCCATCGAAGGGCTGATAAAAAAAAACGTTCGAAGCTAAAACATAGAGATCTAGAAGTGAGCTGTGAGCCAGATGGTTTTGAGATGAATTTTCAGTGTGCTCCCCCTCTTCCGTCTGATACTGATCAGCCTCAAGAAACTGTTAAGAAAAGACACCCTTGTAAGAAGGTATCTTTtgacttgaaagaaaagaacCGTGATTCCCAGTCAAGCTCTGTTCCCAAGGTTGATTCTGTAAGGAACCTGAAAAAAGTAAAGGATGTCATAGAAGATAATCCTGATGAACCAGTTCTTGAAGCCTTGCCTCATGTACCTCCTTCATTTGTGGGGAAAACATGGTCTCAGATAATGAGAGAAGATGACATAAAAATTAATGCTCTTGTGAAGGAGTTTAGGGAAGGTCGTTTCCACTGTTACTTTGATGATGACTGTGAGACCAAAAAAGTTtcttcaaaggggaaaaaaaaggttaCCTGGGCTGACTTGCAAGGTAAGGAGGACACTGCACCAACTCAAGCTGTGTCAGAGAGTGATGATATTGCCTGTGGTATTTCAGATATTGATGACTTGTCAGTGGCCTTAGATAAACCATGCCATCGTCATCCTCCAGCAGAGAGGCCTCCTAAGCAAAAGTGGCGTGTGGCTTCTCAATGCCAGACAGCGAAAATCAGCCATAGTACTCAGACCAGTTATAAGAATTACCcagtgatgaaaagaaaaataattagacaaGAGGAAGACCCACCAAAAAGTAAGTGTTCACGTTTACAGGATGacagaaaaaccaaaaagaaagtcaaaattGGGACAGTTGAATTTCCTGCATCATGTACTAAAGTTTTGAAGCCTATGCAACCCAAAGCCTTAGtctgtgttctttcttctttaaatattaaactgAAGGAGGGTGAAGGCCTTCCTTTCCCTAAAATGAGGCACCATAGTTGGGATAATGATATTcggtttatatgcaaatataaacgGAATATCTTTGATTATTATGAGCCCTTGATTAAGCAAATTGTAATTAGTCCTCCCCTGAATGTAATAGTACCAGAGTTTGAGAGGCGTAACTGggttaaaattcattttaataggAGCAACCAAAACTCCAGTGCAGGAGATAATGATGCTGATGGACAAGGCTCTGCTTCAGCACCTTTAATGGCAGTGCCGGCAAGATATGGATTTAATTCACATCAGGGAACCAGTGACTCTTCTCTGTTTCTGGAAGAATCAAAGGTTCTGCATGTTCGCGAGgttccaaagaaaagaaatttccagCTAACATTTTTAAATCGTGATGTTGTCAAAATCTCTCCAAAATCAGTTAGAAATAAGCTTTtggaaagtaaaagtaaaaagaaaattcacgGAAAGAAGGTGACCACTAGTAGTAATAAGCTAGGTTTTCCCAAAAAGATTTATAAACCAATTATTCTCCGGCAAAAACCCAGAAAAGCTTCAGAGAAACAGTCAATTTGGATTCGGACCAAACCAAGTGATATCATTAGAAAGTATATTTCGAAATACTCTGTTTTTTTACGTCGTAGATATCAGTCCAGGAGCGCTTTTCTTGGAATgtatctgaagaagaaaaaatctgtTGTCAGTAGGCTAAAGAAGGCGAAGAGAACAGCTAAAGTGCTTTTGAACTCCTCAGTTCCACCAGCTGGTGCTGAAGAGCTGTCGAGCACTATCGCAAATCCTCCTCCAAAGCGACCTGTGCGGGCTTCTTGCCGCGTtgcaaggaggaggaagaagagtgaTGAAAGCTACCATGGCCGACAGAGAAATCCTTCTACACCTGTGAGAGCATATGATCTGAGAAGCTCATCTTCTTTACAACAACGTGAGAGAATGATGACTCGGCTAGCAAACAAATTGAGAGGTAATGAGGTAAAATAG